One stretch of Streptomyces sp. A2-16 DNA includes these proteins:
- the rpsL gene encoding 30S ribosomal protein S12 → MPTIQQLVRKGRQDKVEKNKTPALEGSPQRRGVCTRVFTTTPKKPNSALRKVARVRLTSGIEVTAYIPGEGHNLQEHSIVLVRGGRVKDLPGVRYKIIRGSLDTQGVKNRKQARSRYGAKKEK, encoded by the coding sequence GTGCCTACGATCCAGCAGCTGGTCCGCAAGGGCCGGCAGGACAAGGTCGAGAAGAACAAGACGCCCGCACTCGAGGGTTCCCCTCAGCGTCGTGGCGTCTGCACGCGTGTGTTCACGACCACCCCGAAGAAGCCGAACTCGGCCCTGCGTAAGGTCGCGCGTGTGCGTCTGACCAGCGGGATCGAGGTCACTGCTTACATTCCGGGTGAGGGACACAACCTGCAGGAGCACTCCATCGTGCTCGTGCGCGGCGGCCGTGTGAAGGACCTGCCCGGTGTTCGCTACAAGATCATCCGCGGTTCGCTCGACACCCAGGGTGTCAAGAACCGCAAGCAGGCCCGCAGCCGCTACGGCGCCAAGAAGGAGAAGTAA
- a CDS encoding DNA-directed RNA polymerase subunit beta' yields MLDVNFFDELRIGLATADDIRQWSHGEVKKPETINYRTLKPEKDGLFCEKIFGPTRDWECYCGKYKRVRFKGIICERCGVEVTRAKVRRERMGHIELAAPVTHIWYFKGVPSRLGYLLDLAPKDLEKVIYFAAYMITYVDEERRTRDLPSLEAHVSVERQQVENRRDADLEARAKKLESDLAELEAEGAKADVRRKVREGAEREMKQLRDRAQREIDRLDEVWTRFKNLKVQDLEGDELLYRELRDRFGTYFDGSMGAAALQKRLESFDLDEEAERLREIIRTGKGQKKTRALKRLKVVSAFLQTSNSPKGMVLDCVPVIPPDLRPMVQLDGGRFATSDLNDLYRRVINRNNRLKRLLDLGAPEIIVNNEKRMLQEAVDALFDNGRRGRPVTGPGNRPLKSLSDMLKGKQGRFRQNLLGKRVDYSARSVIVVGPQLKLHQCGLPKAMALELFKPFVMKRLVDLNHAQNIKSAKRMVERGRTVVYDVLEEVIAEHPVLLNRAPTLHRLGIQAFEPQLVEGKAIQIHPLVCTAFNADFDGDQMAVHLPLSAEAQAEARILMLSSNNILKPADGRPVTMPTQDMVLGLFFLTTDGELRDTKGEGRAFGSTAEAIMAFDAGELALQSQIDIRFPVGTIPPRGWTPPAQEEGEPEWQQGDTFRLRTTLGRALFNELLPEDYPFVDYSVGKKQLSEIVNDLAERYPKVIVAATLDNLKAAGFYWATRSGVTVAISDVVVPEAKKEIVKGYEAQDEKVQKQYERGLITKEERTQELIAIWTKATNEVAEAMNENFPKTNPIFMMVDSGARGNMMQMRQIAGMRGLVSNAKNETIPRPIKASFREGLSVLEYFISTHGARKGLADTALRTADSGYLTRRLVDVSQDVIIREEDCGTDRGLKLNIAEVGADGVLRKADDVETSVYARALAEDITVDGKVLAPANTDLGDVLIDELVKHGVSQVKTRSVLTCESAVGTCAMCYGRSLATGKLVDIGEAVGIIAAQSIGEPGTQLTMRTFHTGGVAGDDITQGLPRVVELFEARTPKGVAPISEAQGRVRIEETEKTKKIVITPDDGSDETAFPISKRARLLVSEGEHVEVGQKLTVGATNPHDVLRILGQRAVQVHLVGEVQKVYNSQGVSIHDKHIEIIIRQMLRRVTIIESGDAELLPGELVERSKFETENRRVVQEGGHPASGRPQLMGITKASLATESWLSAASFQETTRVLTDAAINAKSDSLIGLKENVIIGKLIPAGTGLSRYRNIRVEPTEEAKAAMYSAVGYDDIDYSPFGTGSGQAVPLEDYDYGPYNQ; encoded by the coding sequence GTGCTCGACGTCAACTTCTTCGATGAGCTCCGGATCGGTCTGGCCACCGCTGACGACATCCGTCAGTGGAGCCACGGCGAGGTCAAGAAGCCCGAGACCATCAACTACCGCACCCTCAAGCCCGAAAAGGACGGACTCTTCTGCGAGAAGATCTTCGGTCCGACCCGGGACTGGGAGTGCTACTGCGGCAAGTACAAGCGTGTCCGGTTCAAGGGCATCATCTGCGAGCGCTGCGGCGTCGAGGTCACTCGCGCCAAGGTGCGTCGTGAGCGGATGGGCCACATCGAACTGGCCGCCCCCGTCACGCACATCTGGTACTTCAAGGGCGTCCCGTCGCGTCTGGGCTACCTGCTCGACCTGGCTCCCAAGGACCTTGAGAAGGTCATCTACTTCGCGGCGTACATGATCACGTACGTCGACGAGGAGCGCCGTACGCGTGACCTGCCCTCCCTGGAGGCGCACGTCTCCGTGGAGCGTCAGCAGGTCGAGAACCGTCGTGACGCCGACCTCGAGGCCCGCGCCAAGAAGCTGGAAAGCGACCTGGCCGAGCTGGAGGCCGAGGGCGCCAAGGCCGACGTGCGCCGCAAGGTGCGCGAGGGTGCCGAGCGTGAGATGAAGCAGCTGCGCGACCGTGCGCAGCGCGAGATCGACCGTCTCGACGAGGTGTGGACCCGCTTCAAGAACCTCAAGGTCCAGGACCTCGAGGGTGACGAGCTGCTCTACCGCGAGCTGCGGGACCGCTTCGGCACCTACTTCGACGGTTCGATGGGTGCCGCGGCGCTGCAGAAGCGCCTGGAGTCCTTCGACCTCGACGAGGAGGCCGAGCGTCTCCGCGAGATCATCCGTACCGGCAAGGGCCAGAAGAAGACCCGTGCGCTGAAGCGGCTGAAGGTCGTGTCTGCCTTCCTGCAGACCTCCAACAGCCCCAAGGGCATGGTCCTCGACTGCGTCCCGGTCATCCCGCCGGACCTTCGCCCGATGGTGCAGCTGGACGGTGGCCGCTTCGCGACCTCCGACCTGAACGACCTGTACCGCCGTGTGATCAACCGCAACAACCGTCTGAAGAGGCTCCTCGACCTCGGCGCGCCCGAGATCATCGTCAACAACGAGAAGCGCATGCTTCAGGAGGCTGTTGACGCCCTCTTCGACAACGGTCGTCGTGGTCGCCCGGTCACCGGTCCCGGTAACCGCCCGCTGAAGTCCCTCAGCGACATGCTGAAGGGCAAGCAGGGTCGATTCCGTCAGAACCTGCTCGGCAAGCGTGTGGACTACTCCGCGCGTTCCGTGATCGTCGTCGGTCCGCAGCTGAAGCTGCACCAGTGCGGTCTGCCGAAGGCGATGGCGCTGGAGCTCTTCAAGCCGTTCGTGATGAAGCGCCTGGTCGACCTGAACCACGCGCAGAACATCAAGAGCGCCAAGCGCATGGTGGAGCGCGGCCGCACGGTCGTGTACGACGTCCTCGAAGAGGTCATCGCCGAGCATCCGGTTCTGCTGAACCGTGCTCCCACCCTGCACCGCCTCGGCATCCAGGCCTTTGAGCCGCAGCTGGTCGAGGGCAAGGCCATCCAGATCCACCCGCTCGTCTGCACCGCGTTCAACGCGGACTTCGACGGTGACCAGATGGCCGTGCACCTGCCGCTGTCCGCGGAGGCGCAGGCCGAGGCCCGCATCCTGATGCTGTCCTCGAACAACATCCTCAAGCCCGCCGACGGCCGTCCGGTGACGATGCCGACCCAGGACATGGTCCTCGGTCTGTTCTTCCTCACCACCGACGGCGAGCTGCGTGACACCAAGGGCGAGGGCCGCGCGTTCGGCTCCACGGCCGAGGCGATCATGGCGTTCGACGCCGGCGAGCTGGCGCTCCAGTCGCAGATCGACATCCGCTTCCCGGTGGGCACCATCCCGCCGCGTGGCTGGACGCCGCCTGCGCAGGAGGAGGGCGAGCCGGAGTGGCAGCAGGGGGACACCTTCCGCCTGCGCACCACGCTGGGCCGCGCGCTCTTCAACGAGCTGCTGCCCGAGGACTACCCGTTCGTCGACTACTCGGTGGGCAAGAAGCAGCTCTCCGAGATCGTCAACGACCTGGCCGAGCGCTACCCCAAGGTCATCGTGGCGGCGACGCTCGACAACCTGAAGGCGGCCGGCTTCTACTGGGCGACCCGTTCCGGTGTCACCGTGGCCATCTCCGACGTCGTCGTTCCCGAGGCGAAGAAGGAGATCGTCAAGGGCTACGAGGCGCAGGACGAGAAGGTCCAGAAGCAGTACGAGCGCGGTCTGATCACCAAGGAAGAGCGCACTCAGGAGCTCATCGCGATCTGGACCAAGGCGACCAACGAGGTCGCCGAGGCGATGAACGAGAACTTCCCCAAGACGAACCCCATCTTCATGATGGTTGACTCGGGTGCCCGAGGAAACATGATGCAGATGCGACAGATCGCCGGTATGCGTGGTCTGGTGTCGAACGCCAAGAACGAGACGATCCCGCGTCCGATCAAGGCGTCCTTCCGTGAGGGCCTGTCCGTGCTGGAGTACTTCATCTCCACCCACGGTGCCCGTAAGGGTCTGGCCGACACCGCCCTGCGTACCGCCGACTCGGGTTACCTGACCCGTCGTCTGGTGGACGTCTCGCAGGACGTCATCATCCGCGAGGAGGACTGCGGCACCGACCGCGGCCTCAAGCTCAACATCGCGGAGGTCGGCGCGGACGGCGTGCTGCGCAAGGCGGACGACGTCGAGACCAGCGTGTACGCACGTGCGCTGGCCGAGGACATCACGGTCGACGGCAAGGTGCTGGCCCCGGCCAACACCGACCTCGGCGACGTCCTCATCGACGAGCTCGTCAAGCACGGTGTCTCCCAGGTCAAGACCCGCTCGGTCCTGACCTGCGAGTCCGCCGTCGGCACCTGCGCCATGTGCTACGGCCGCTCGCTGGCCACCGGCAAGCTGGTCGACATCGGTGAGGCGGTCGGCATCATCGCCGCCCAGTCCATCGGTGAGCCCGGTACCCAGCTGACGATGCGTACCTTCCACACCGGTGGTGTGGCCGGTGACGACATCACCCAGGGTCTGCCGCGTGTCGTCGAGCTCTTCGAGGCCCGTACCCCGAAGGGTGTCGCCCCGATCTCCGAGGCCCAGGGCCGCGTGCGGATCGAGGAGACCGAGAAGACCAAGAAGATCGTCATCACGCCGGACGACGGCAGCGACGAGACGGCGTTCCCGATCTCGAAGCGCGCCCGTCTTCTGGTCAGCGAGGGCGAGCACGTCGAGGTGGGCCAGAAGCTCACCGTGGGTGCCACCAACCCGCACGACGTGCTGCGCATCCTGGGCCAGCGTGCCGTCCAGGTCCACCTGGTCGGCGAGGTCCAGAAGGTCTACAACTCGCAGGGTGTGTCGATCCACGACAAGCACATCGAGATCATCATCCGGCAGATGCTGCGCCGCGTGACGATCATCGAGTCCGGCGACGCCGAGCTGCTGCCCGGTGAGCTGGTCGAGCGCTCGAAGTTCGAGACCGAGAACCGTCGTGTGGTCCAGGAGGGCGGTCACCCGGCCTCCGGTCGTCCGCAGCTGATGGGTATCACCAAGGCCTCGCTGGCGACGGAATCCTGGCTGTCGGCCGCCTCCTTCCAGGAGACGACCCGAGTCCTGACGGATGCGGCGATCAACGCCAAGTCCGACAGCCTCATCGGCCTCAAGGAGAACGTCATCATCGGTAAGCTCATCCCGGCCGGTACGGGTCTGTCCCGCTACCGCAACATCCGGGTCGAGCCGACCGAGGAGGCCAAGGCCGCGATGTACTCGGCCGTCGGCTACGACGACATCGACTACTCGCCGTTCGGCACGGGCTCCGGCCAGGCGGTTCCGCTGGAGGACTACGACTACGGTCCGTACAACCAGTAG
- a CDS encoding DUF1707 and DUF4190 domain-containing protein, with product MLASHADRERAVDVLRAGYGEGRLEKAEFDKRVERAYGARTVGELALLVSDLPLGPVPQPAPVTAVPRTFLPAPRPRANGKAVGAAVCGLLCVPTFGFTGIPAVILGHAARAEMERTGEGGDGLALTGLVFGWLSIAAWSVLMTLMVAVGLASG from the coding sequence ATGCTCGCCTCCCATGCCGACCGGGAGCGGGCCGTCGACGTGCTGCGGGCCGGGTACGGCGAAGGGCGGCTGGAGAAGGCGGAGTTCGACAAGCGGGTGGAGCGGGCCTACGGCGCGCGGACCGTGGGCGAGCTGGCGCTGCTCGTGTCGGACCTGCCTCTCGGGCCCGTGCCGCAGCCGGCGCCCGTCACCGCCGTACCGCGGACGTTTCTGCCCGCCCCGCGGCCGCGGGCCAACGGGAAGGCGGTCGGAGCCGCGGTGTGCGGGCTGCTGTGCGTGCCGACCTTCGGGTTCACCGGGATTCCGGCGGTGATCCTCGGTCATGCCGCCCGGGCGGAGATGGAGCGGACGGGGGAGGGCGGGGACGGGCTCGCGCTGACCGGGCTGGTGTTCGGCTGGCTGTCGATCGCCGCGTGGTCGGTCCTGATGACGCTGATGGTCGCCGTGGGTCTCGCCTCCGGGTGA
- the rpsG gene encoding 30S ribosomal protein S7, giving the protein MPRKGPAPKRPVIIDPVYGSPLVTSLINKVLLNGKRSTAERIVYGAMEGLREKTSNDPVITLKRALENIKPTLEVKSRRVGGATYQVPVEVKPGRANTLALRWLVGYSRARREKTMTERLLNELLDASNGLGAAVKKREDTHKMAESNKAFAHYRW; this is encoded by the coding sequence ATGCCTCGTAAGGGCCCCGCCCCGAAGCGCCCGGTCATCATCGACCCGGTCTACGGTTCTCCTCTTGTCACGTCGCTCATCAACAAGGTGCTGCTGAACGGCAAGCGCTCCACCGCCGAGCGCATCGTGTACGGCGCCATGGAGGGCCTGCGCGAGAAGACCAGCAACGACCCGGTCATCACGCTCAAGCGCGCGCTCGAGAACATCAAGCCGACCCTCGAGGTCAAGTCCCGCCGTGTCGGTGGCGCGACCTACCAGGTGCCGGTCGAGGTCAAGCCCGGCCGTGCCAACACCCTGGCGCTGCGCTGGCTGGTCGGTTACTCCCGCGCCCGTCGTGAGAAGACCATGACCGAGCGTCTGCTCAACGAGCTTCTCGACGCTTCGAACGGCCTCGGTGCGGCCGTCAAGAAGCGCGAGGACACGCACAAGATGGCCGAGTCCAACAAGGCCTTCGCGCACTACCGCTGGTAG